Proteins encoded together in one Anaerococcus murdochii window:
- the rpmI gene encoding 50S ribosomal protein L35 gives MAKNKIKTKRAAAKRFKVTGSGKIMRRKAYKGHLTAKKSPNRKRRLRKPAEVSQTVYKNVKKLIGA, from the coding sequence ATGGCAAAAAATAAGATTAAAACTAAAAGAGCAGCTGCTAAGAGATTTAAAGTAACAGGCTCTGGCAAAATCATGAGAAGAAAAGCTTATAAGGGACACTTAACAGCTAAGAAATCACCAAACAGAAAAAGAAGACTAAGAAAACCTGCAGAAGTTTCACAAACTGTATATAAAAATGTTAAAAAGTTAATTGGTGCATAG
- the infC gene encoding translation initiation factor IF-3, translated as MPAFFIQYIGGITIKDLRINDEIRASQVRLIDDQGNQVGITSLKEAQDMADEKGLDLVLMSPQAKPPVTRIMDYGKFKYDQEKKEKENKKKQKNAQLKETRFSLNIEDNDLQTKANQTKKFLNNGDKVKVSIRFRGRELGRKEPGYELMDKFNGMLDNCGKIDKKPKMEGRSLVMFLEPNDEKGE; from the coding sequence GTGCCCGCTTTTTTTATACAATACATTGGAGGTATAACTATAAAAGATTTAAGAATCAATGATGAAATTAGAGCTAGTCAAGTAAGACTAATCGATGATCAAGGTAACCAAGTTGGTATCACTTCCCTAAAAGAAGCCCAAGATATGGCTGACGAAAAGGGTCTTGACCTTGTACTTATGAGTCCACAGGCAAAGCCACCTGTAACAAGGATTATGGACTATGGCAAGTTTAAATATGATCAAGAGAAAAAAGAAAAAGAGAATAAGAAAAAACAAAAGAATGCTCAACTTAAAGAGACAAGATTTTCTTTAAATATCGAAGACAATGACTTGCAAACTAAGGCAAATCAAACTAAAAAATTCTTAAACAACGGGGATAAAGTCAAAGTATCTATAAGATTCCGTGGTAGGGAACTTGGTAGAAAAGAACCTGGCTACGAATTAATGGATAAGTTCAACGGCATGCTAGATAACTGTGGCAAGATTGACAAAAAGCCTAAGATGGAAGGCAGATCTCTTGTTATGTTTCTAGAACCAAATGATGAAAAAGGAGAATAA
- a CDS encoding DegV family protein translates to MEKIAILVDSGSDLSLDYIREEGFYYLPLYVNLDGKFLKDRLEISPEDFYAWIKTNNKLPKTSMPSPGDINELLEKIKEDGYDKVICINIGNKFSGTYNACKLAEVPGLEIYAFNTGNLTLAQGYYATYAKKLIDEGKSFDEITKKLEEKIYDSKVFFTIDTFKYIVEGGRVPKTFGKIGDALSVKPIIKTDPPEGGFAIEKIVRGEKKTISQLEKIIRKNLEGVKDYYFFISEGDYPDGHEKMKERLKDIIENAKIYKEGQISPTLGANTGPGLIGIGFFILD, encoded by the coding sequence ATGGAAAAGATAGCTATATTAGTAGATTCAGGAAGTGATTTAAGTCTTGATTACATAAGAGAAGAAGGTTTCTATTACTTGCCATTATATGTGAATTTAGATGGTAAGTTCCTAAAAGATAGGCTAGAAATTAGCCCTGAAGATTTTTATGCTTGGATAAAAACTAACAACAAATTGCCAAAGACATCCATGCCTTCTCCAGGAGATATCAATGAGCTTTTGGAAAAAATTAAAGAAGATGGATATGATAAAGTAATTTGTATTAATATAGGAAATAAGTTTTCAGGAACCTATAATGCTTGTAAGCTAGCAGAAGTTCCTGGTCTTGAAATCTACGCCTTTAATACTGGAAATCTAACCCTTGCTCAAGGTTATTATGCAACCTATGCAAAAAAACTAATCGACGAAGGCAAGAGTTTTGATGAAATAACAAAAAAACTAGAAGAAAAAATCTATGATTCTAAGGTCTTTTTCACTATAGATACTTTTAAATATATAGTAGAAGGTGGAAGGGTGCCAAAAACTTTTGGTAAAATTGGTGATGCTCTTTCAGTAAAACCAATCATTAAGACAGATCCACCAGAAGGCGGCTTCGCTATAGAAAAAATTGTTAGGGGTGAAAAGAAAACCATTAGCCAACTAGAAAAGATAATTAGAAAAAATCTTGAAGGTGTAAAAGACTATTATTTCTTTATATCTGAAGGCGATTATCCAGATGGTCACGAAAAGATGAAAGAAAGACTTAAAGATATTATAGAAAATGCTAAGATCTATAAGGAAGGACAGATTTCCCCAACCTTAGGTGCAAACACTGGTCCAGGACTAATTGGTATAGGATTTTTCATCTTAGACTAA
- a CDS encoding DUF1836 domain-containing protein, which translates to MIEKINELENINLPSWDSLPNDGIYKEELLRYLNEILSPLHVVEKNLISSSMVNNYVKLGYIDRPEKKKYYRSSIAQLVVISIFKQVISIEDLAKGIDIEMSTFGLKDVYENFENIFNQARKAILTSEKVNAVNISFEYTDHHDKVLSYLAISLFTKLYTQLVIDNRKEI; encoded by the coding sequence ATGATTGAAAAAATTAATGAATTAGAAAATATTAACCTGCCTAGTTGGGACAGTCTGCCTAATGATGGTATTTATAAGGAAGAACTTTTGAGGTACTTAAATGAAATTTTAAGTCCCCTTCATGTAGTTGAAAAAAATTTGATTAGTTCTTCTATGGTAAATAACTATGTCAAATTAGGCTATATTGATAGGCCGGAAAAGAAAAAATATTACAGGTCTTCCATAGCCCAATTGGTTGTTATATCAATATTTAAACAGGTAATATCAATAGAAGATTTGGCCAAGGGCATAGATATAGAAATGTCAACATTTGGTCTAAAAGACGTTTACGAGAATTTTGAAAATATATTTAACCAAGCAAGAAAAGCCATACTTACAAGTGAAAAGGTCAATGCGGTCAATATTTCTTTTGAATACACCGACCACCACGATAAGGTTCTTTCCTACTTGGCCATTTCACTATTTACAAAATTATACACACAATTAGTAATAGATAACCGCAAGGAGATATAA
- a CDS encoding aminoacyl-tRNA deacylase, translated as MKKEIKTNAMRFLDNLNIEYEHIDYGLDHEFVSSVDLAEEGHTDIHTIFKTLATESKEGDVYILVINGADEIDFKKAAKAIGVKSLSMLALKDLKKTVGYERGATTPLALKKDYPVFIDQKAKDMDFIKVSAGKVGHSLKIKPADLQKATKASFVDLIK; from the coding sequence ATGAAAAAAGAAATTAAAACTAATGCAATGAGATTTCTCGATAATTTAAATATAGAATATGAACACATAGATTACGGTCTTGACCACGAATTTGTTTCTTCTGTAGACTTGGCAGAAGAAGGTCATACAGATATCCACACAATCTTTAAGACCCTTGCTACAGAAAGTAAGGAGGGGGATGTTTATATACTTGTAATAAACGGAGCAGATGAGATCGATTTTAAAAAAGCAGCCAAGGCCATTGGTGTTAAGAGCCTTTCCATGCTTGCCCTTAAAGATCTTAAGAAAACTGTTGGTTATGAAAGAGGAGCCACAACTCCGCTTGCACTAAAAAAAGATTATCCAGTTTTTATTGACCAAAAGGCAAAAGATATGGATTTTATCAAGGTTTCTGCAGGTAAGGTTGGCCATTCTTTAAAAATTAAGCCAGCAGATTTGCAAAAAGCAACTAAGGCTAGCTTTGTTGATTTGATAAAATGA
- a CDS encoding diaminopimelate dehydrogenase, with protein MIRVGIVGYGNLGRSVKKGIDAISDMEVAGIFSRRKLDIDLYRPLENINEYKDQIDLLILCGSSDKDILSQGPELLKSFNTLDSFDNHAKIKDYFHEMDNIGKENGNLALISTGWDPGLFSLNRIIGQAVLPDGKYFTLWGKGVSQGHSAAVRSIDGVLDATQYTIPKPEILDKIRKDEEFDFDSHKAHLREVYAVVEDGADRKIIEEKIKTMPDYFAPYETFVHFISQEDLDKNHKKMVHGGHVIRRGKASGEGNALMEFNLDLESNPDFTAAVDIAYARALYRLAKEGKKGAITVLDVAPKYLSEESYDSLLNFI; from the coding sequence ATGATTAGAGTTGGAATAGTTGGTTACGGAAATTTAGGAAGGTCTGTAAAAAAAGGCATTGATGCGATTTCTGATATGGAAGTGGCTGGGATATTTTCTAGGAGAAAGCTAGATATAGACCTTTATAGGCCACTTGAAAATATAAATGAATACAAAGATCAAATTGATTTATTAATTTTATGTGGGTCATCAGATAAGGATATTTTATCCCAAGGGCCAGAGTTATTAAAAAGCTTCAATACTCTTGATAGTTTTGATAATCATGCTAAAATTAAAGATTATTTTCACGAGATGGATAATATTGGTAAGGAAAATGGGAACTTGGCCCTTATATCAACTGGTTGGGATCCGGGTTTATTTTCCCTAAATAGGATTATTGGCCAAGCTGTACTTCCAGATGGTAAGTACTTCACCCTATGGGGCAAGGGAGTTAGCCAAGGTCATTCGGCAGCAGTTAGGTCGATAGATGGAGTCCTTGATGCAACACAATATACAATTCCAAAGCCTGAAATTTTGGATAAAATAAGAAAGGATGAGGAATTTGATTTTGATAGCCACAAGGCTCATTTGAGAGAAGTCTATGCAGTTGTCGAAGATGGGGCAGATAGGAAAATAATAGAAGAAAAAATAAAAACTATGCCTGATTATTTCGCACCATACGAGACTTTCGTCCACTTCATTAGCCAAGAAGACCTTGATAAAAACCACAAAAAAATGGTCCACGGCGGCCATGTTATAAGAAGGGGCAAGGCAAGTGGCGAAGGCAATGCACTAATGGAATTTAATCTCGATCTAGAATCAAATCCTGATTTTACAGCAGCAGTTGACATTGCCTATGCTAGGGCACTTTATAGACTCGCTAAAGAAGGAAAAAAAGGAGCCATCACCGTTTTAGATGTGGCCCCAAAATATTTATCAGAAGAATCTTACGATTCACTTCTAAATTTTATTTAA
- the dapB gene encoding 4-hydroxy-tetrahydrodipicolinate reductase has protein sequence MIRFLLDHIIEFAKEKSYPVVFATTGYTDEDLSKIKKLGESVAFIQEGNYSLGINVMTDIAERLARVLKDFDIEIVESHHNKKKDNPSGTANMIFDGVNRGRDGKLFKKMRDFSHDDRRDPNEVGISSVRAGTIVGEHRLILAGLDETIEINHQAASKKIFANGVLKAASFLQGKKPGRYDFKDVIRGDND, from the coding sequence TTGATAAGATTTTTACTTGATCATATAATTGAATTTGCCAAAGAAAAATCCTATCCAGTAGTATTTGCAACAACTGGTTATACAGATGAAGACCTTTCTAAAATCAAGAAACTCGGGGAAAGTGTAGCCTTTATTCAAGAAGGCAATTATTCTCTTGGCATAAATGTTATGACAGATATAGCCGAAAGACTTGCCAGGGTCTTAAAAGATTTTGACATAGAAATAGTTGAAAGCCACCACAACAAAAAGAAGGACAATCCTTCTGGCACTGCCAATATGATCTTTGACGGAGTAAATAGGGGCAGGGATGGCAAATTATTTAAGAAAATGAGAGATTTTAGTCATGATGACAGGCGTGATCCAAATGAAGTTGGCATATCTTCTGTGAGAGCGGGAACAATAGTTGGCGAGCATAGATTAATCCTAGCCGGTCTTGATGAAACTATTGAAATAAATCACCAAGCAGCATCCAAAAAAATCTTTGCCAATGGGGTTTTGAAGGCTGCAAGTTTTTTACAAGGAAAGAAACCAGGTAGGTATGATTTTAAAGATGTAATAAGGGGAGACAATGATTAG